Proteins from a genomic interval of Trifolium pratense cultivar HEN17-A07 linkage group LG6, ARS_RC_1.1, whole genome shotgun sequence:
- the LOC123891207 gene encoding LEAF RUST 10 DISEASE-RESISTANCE LOCUS RECEPTOR-LIKE PROTEIN KINASE-like 2.4 isoform X2 gives MKPMFHHSSSILLFSYSVTLLIISIINIPTGLCEDDKQYTNCNTAFTCAKNISSNLKYPFWGGVNRLEYCGGVDDPNTKLTCEDGGVPKITISNIKYIIHDWDNTTQKLNVSRDDYSSGDVCENDDSKSSTFNNTQFQQFGGVFNVTLLYGCDLPTGNPANRFRYNCSDSKYVVYAVGNYPVMYSGLCTPSVTVTIPILETQAVQLMSGNGIVSNVLKDGFDLRWTGNDGGQCQRCVSSGGACGNDGGTEFRCFCKDGPRETSCLSDSDKVSSSSSNTRIIIGAVTVIAVTVFVIIIIISKRGRRRQQLSIFRQQQQSRIIQLNTIKKRTELVDDNVEIFMRSYNLSMPRRYSYTEVKKITNSYQDKLGQGGYGVVYKASLPDGRQVAVKVINESKGNGEEFINEVASISRTSHMNIVSLVGFSYEVNKRALIYEFMPKGSLDNFIYKKEFPNAICDFDWNTLFQIAIGIARGLDYLHHGCSSRILHLDIKPQNILLDGDFCPKISDFGLAKICQRKDSIVSMLGTRGTIGYMAPEVFSRAFGGVSYKSDVYSYGMLIIEMIGGRKNYDTGGSCTSEMYFPDWIYKDLEQGNTLLNFLTNSEEENDMVRKITLVSLWCIQTNPSHRPPMNKVIEMLLGPLSSVSYPPKPVLFSPERPALQVSDMSSSDLYETNSITVSK, from the exons ATGAAACCTATGTTTCATCATTCTTCTTCCATTCTTCTTTTCTCTTACTCCGTAACACTTTTAATAATCTCAATCATCAATATTCCAACGGGTTTATGCGAGGATGATAAACAATACACGAATTGCAACACCGCTTTTACCTGCGCAAAGAACATCTCATCAAACCTCAAGTATCCATTCTGGGGGGGAGTAAACAGACTAGAATATTGTGGTGGTGTTGATGATCCTAATACAAAGCTCACATGCGAAGATGGAGGTGTTCCAAAGATAACCATCAGTAACATCAAATACATAATTCATGATTGGGACAATACAACACAAAAACTTAATGTTTCTAGAGACGATTACTCGAGCGGCGATGTTTGTGAGAATGACGATTCCAAGAGCAGCACATTCAATAATACTCAATTTCAACAATTCGGTGGTGTTTTTAATGTGACACTCTTATATGGCTGCGATCTTCCAACTGGAAATCCAGCTAATCGGTTTCGTTATAACTGCAGTGATAGTAAATATGTTGTCTACGCCGTTGGTAATTATCCTGTTATGTACTCTGGCTTGTGTACTCCTAGCGTTACGGTCACAATTCCGATTTTGGAAACTCAAGCTGTACAACTTATGTCTGGCAATGGAATAGTTAGCAATGTATTGAAAGATGGTTTTGATTTGAGGTGGACCGGAAATGATGGAGGTCAGTGCCAACGGTGTGTTAGTTCTGGTGGAGCATGTGGGAATGATGGAGGAACTGAATTCAGATGTTTCTGCAAAGATGGACCTCGTGAAACTTCATGTCTTTCTGATTCAGATAAGGTCTCATCCTCAA GTTCAAACACGAGGATTATAATAG GTGCAGTTACTGTAATTGCAGTAACCGTGttcgttattattattattattagtaaaagGGGTAGAAGAAGACAACAACTGAGTATTTttagacaacaacaacaatcaagAATTATCCAACTAAATACAATCAAAAAAAGAACAGAACTTGTTGACGACAATGTGGAGATTTTCATGCGAAGTTATAACTTATCCATGCCAAGACGATATAGTTATACAGAAGTAAAAAAGATCACAAACTCATACCAAGATAAATTAGGCCAAGGAGGATATGGTGTCGTGTACAAAGCAAGTTTGCCTGATGGTCGTCAAGTGGCAGTGAAAGTAATAAACGAGTCAAAGGGAAATGGAGAAGAATTCATAAATGAAGTTGCTAGCATTAGTAGAACATCACACATGAACATTGTGTCACTTGTAGGCTTTAGTTATGAGGTGAACAAAAGAGCACTAATATATGAATTCATGCCCAAAGGATCATTGGATAACTTCATCTACAAAAAAGAATTTCCTAATGCTATTTGTGATTTTGATTGGAACACTTTGTTCCAAATTGCAATTGGCATTGCTAGAGGTCTAGATTACTTGCATCATGGATGTAGTTCAAGGATTCTGCATCTTGATATAAAGCCTCAAAACATTCTTTTGGATGGTGATTTTTGCCCAAAAATCTCTGATTTTGGACTAGCTAAAATATGCCAAAGGAAGGACAGTATCGTGTCTATGCTAGGGACAAGAGGAACTATAGGATATATGGCGCCAGAAGTATTTAGTAGGGCATTTGGTGGAGTTTCTTATAAATCTGATGTATATAGTTATGGCATGTTGATTATTGAAATGATTGGAGGAAGAAAGAACTATGACACTGGAGGTTCATGTACTTCTGAAATGTACTTTCCAGACTGGATTTATAAAGATCTAGAGCAAGGAAATAcccttttgaattttttgacaAACTCAGAGGAAGAAAATGATATGGTTAGAAAGATTACATTGGTGAGCCTATGGTGCATTCAAACGAATCCGTCGCATAGACCACCCATGAATAAAGTAATAGAAATGTTACTAGGACCACTTTCATCAGTGTCATATCCTCCAAAGCCCGTCTTATTTTCTCCTGAAAGGCCAGCACTACAAGTTTCAGATATGTCTTCATCCGATTTGTATGAGACAAATTCAATTACAGtatcaaaataa
- the LOC123891214 gene encoding uncharacterized protein LOC123891214, whose product MQSVEWSLKEPNAMGLSTLGKDGKHSSRIVLLKGFDKDAFVWSGEYLFGSYNQNLPRNISVVKEIFSGPNRLGTEEAIIEMIDFMEKHGGMGIGTDEASSATIPSSSY is encoded by the exons ATGCAATCTGTTGAATGGTCTTTGAAGGAACCAAATGCTATGGGCTTATCAACTTTAGGGAAGGATGGAAAACA CTCATCACGGATAGTATTGCTAAAAGGCTTCGACAAGGATGCATTTGTGTG GTCGGGTGAATATCTATTTGGAAGTTATAACCAGAATCTTCCCAGGAATATTTCCGTCGTAAAAGAA ATTTTTTCTGGACCTAACCGCCTGGGAACTGAGGAAGCTATTATTGAGATGATTGACTTCATGGAAAAACATGGTGGAATGGGAATTGGAACTGACGAAGCATCAAGCGCAACTATACCTTCCTCTAGTTATTAG